The sequence GCACGCCAATCTGATAACCGGCCATCATGTCCCAGGCAGTCTGACTGTGGTTGTTGCCATAACCTTTGGTCTTCATGCCTTCTGTTGCCTCCTTTCCGCACCAGTTTGCCATAACAATGGCAGGGGCAGGATGTTTGGGTATATATTTGCTGAAATCATACACCCGGCTTTCAATCACCATCCAGCAATCTTCAGTGGTATTATGCAGGGCTACTTCTGCCAGAGTATAGCCAGTTTTCTCCTCTGCGGCATCAGAAGGGGTTACAGGCACAAGCCAAAATAGCATCAGCAATGTTCCTACACATGACCAGAAGGCAATAAAGGCGGCGAATCCAACTTGCTTCATTTCATTTCTCCTTATAAAAGTACAAATTCTTCAGTGGTGATGCGGTTTAATGGCACACCGGCATCCGTTAATATTCTGCGGCTGCTGTCAATAAGCGGTACCGGACCGCAAATATAAGCTTCTCTGTGGCTAAAATCCGGGCAATGCTGTTTAATAAAACAGCTGGTCAGAGGTCCTTGCTGGTAAAAAAAGTGGGGGGTAAAACTTAGGCCGGAAATACTATCAGACAATTTTTGTAGTTC comes from Lacimicrobium alkaliphilum and encodes:
- a CDS encoding cytochrome b5 domain-containing protein, whose product is MKQVGFAAFIAFWSCVGTLLMLFWLVPVTPSDAAEEKTGYTLAEVALHNTTEDCWMVIESRVYDFSKYIPKHPAPAIVMANWCGKEATEGMKTKGYGNNHSQTAWDMMAGYQIGVLKED